The DNA window GACTACCGCTCCCGCCGGCCGGTGATGACCTTCGTCGAGGACCACTGGGCCGACTACGACGCCCCCGCGCTGGAGCTGCACCTGCTGCACGACGACGACGAGACCCCGTTCCTGCTGTTCACCGGCCCCGAGCCGGACGTCCAGTGGGAACGTTTCGTGGCCGCCGTGGCCGCGCTCTCCGCGCGGCTCGAGGTCCGGCTCACCGTCGGGCTCAACTCGATCCCGATGGCCGTCCCGCACACCCGGCCCACCGGCGTCACCGCGCACGCCACCCGGCGCGAGCTGATCTCCGGGTACGAGCCCTGGCTCCAGAAGGTCCAGGTACCCGCCGGCGTGGGCCACCTGCTGGAATATCGCCTCGGCGAGCGGGGTCGCGACGCCCTCGGCTTCGCCGCGCATGTGCCGCACTACGTCGCCCAGACCGAGTACCCGGCCGCCGCCGAGGCGCTGCTCGCCGCGGTGTCCCGCAGCACCGGGCTGCTGCTGCCCCGCGACGGCCTGCGCGCCGCCGCCGAGGTGGTGCGGGTGGAGATCGACCGCCAGGTCGCCCAGACCGAGGAGGCGGCCACCCTGGTCCAGGCCCTGGAGGAGCAGTACGACGCGTTCGCCCGCGGGCGCGGCGAGAAGAGCCTGCTCGCCCCGGAGACCGGCCCGCTGCCCACCGCCGACGAGCTGGGCGCCGAACTGGAACGCTTCCTCGCCGAGCAGACCCGGCCCGGGGACACCCCGGAACGCTGACCGGCGGCCGGGCCGGCGCGGCACCCGGGAAGCGACGGCGCGACACCCCGCGGGCTGACCCGGCGGGGTGACCGCCGATGCGGCAGGCTGGAGACATGCGCCTGGCGACCTGGAACGTCAACTCGGTGAAGGCCCGCCTCCCCCGCCTGCTCGATTGGCTGGCCACCACGAAGCCCGACGTCGTCTGCCTGCAGGAGACCAAGTGCCCCGACGGGGCCTTCCCGGTCGCCGAGGTGGGCGAGCTGGGCTACGAGGCGGCCAGCCACAGCGACGGCCGGTGGAACGGGGTGGCCGTCCTGTCCCGCGTGGGGCTGGCCGACGTGGCGGTCGGCTTCCCCGGCGAGCCGGGCTTCCCCCTGCCCGAGGCCCGGGCCATCTCGGCCACCTGCGCCGGCCTGCGGGTCTGGTCGGTGTACGTGCCGAACGGCCGCTCCCCCGACGACCCGCACTACGCGTACAAGCTGGCCTGGTTCGCCGCGCTGCGCGACGCCCTGGAGCCGGAGGTGGCCGGCGGGCTGCCCGTTGCCGTCTGCGGGGACTTCAACGTCGCCCCGACCGACGCCGACGTCTGGGACCCGAAGCTCTTCGTCACCTCCACCCACGTCACCCCGGCGGAGCGGGCCGCCCTGGCCGCGCTGCGCGACCTCGGCCTCAGCGACGTGGTGCCGACACCCATGAAGGGGCCGCACCCCTACACCTACTGGGACTACCGGGCCGGCATGTTCCACCAGAACAAGGGCATGCGGATCGACCTGGTCTACGCCACGGCGCCGTTCGCCCGCGCGGTCACCTCCGCGTACGTGGACCGGGAGGCCCGCAAGGGCAAGGGCCCCTCCGACCACGCCCCGATCGTGGTCGACGCCGACCTGGTGCCGGCCGTCGAGTCGTTCTGACCCGGCTCGTTAGGGTGGAGCCATGGCAGTCGTGAAGATCAACGCGATCGACGTCCCGCCGGGCGCCGGCGAGGAGCTGGAGAAGCGGTTCGCGGCCCGGGCCGGCGCGGTGGAGAACTCCCCCGGCTTCCTCGGCTTCGAACTGCTCCGCCCGGTCGGCGGGGAGAGCCGCTACTTCGTCTACACCCGCTGGGAGACCGAGGAGGCCTACCAGGCGTGGGCGCAGGGGCCGTCCCGGGCCGCGCACGCCGGCGGCCAGGGCGGCGAGCCGCGCAAGCCGGTGTCCACCGGCGCCACGCTGCTGGAGTTCGAGGTCGTCCAGCAGGTCCCCGCCAAGGGCTGAACCCTCCTACTTCCGAGATGGTCGACGCCACGTCGGCCATGAGCTTGAGGGCCCAGTCGAGCTGCGGGCAGGTGTCCTGATCGCGGCACTCCAGGCAGCCGCCGGCCCGCCAGGGCTGGTCGAGGGCCCCGGTCCAGTGCGTGTCGATGATCCGCATCATCGCGAACAACTCGTCGGCGGGCGTGATGTCGCCGTCATCCATCGGCATGGCCGACGCCTACCGACGCGTCGCCGACGACATCGAAGCCAAGATCCGTGCCGGCGAATACGGGCCTGGGCAGCAACTGCCGTCCGTGTCGGAGATCGGCGAGATCTACAACGTCGCCAGGTCGACGGCCTACCGGGCCGTCAAGGAGCTGCACGCGCGCAATCTCGTCTACGGCCAGCAGGGCCAGGGCGTCTTCGTCGCCGAGGCGGAGTAGCCGAACACTCCTGGCTTGAGTCGTTGCTGACGTCAGCACCCAGGGCGTCCGCGATGCACGCGTCGCTCGCCGCCCCCTCTCCAGCCCCTACGAACTTGATGCCGCAGGTGAATCACCCCGGCGCCGCTGCCGCCACGAGTGACTCATCTACGTCATCAAGTTCCTAGCGGCTCGTGGACCACCGCCGACCCGTCCACGGCGCCGCCGTCGCGGGTGCCCGGCGCGCGAGACCCGCGGTCTTCAGGGGTTGCCGGTGTCGAGGAGGGAGGCGAACGCGATCACGTTGTCCTGGTAGCCGGTGTGGCCGCCCACCCACTCGCCGCCGCAGGTGATCAGCCGCAGCTCGGCCGGCCCGGCGTCGCCGTACACCCGGTCGGCGGGGAGGTTGGCCTTGTCGAAGTACTCGACGGTGTCGACCTTGAAGGTCACCACGCTGTGGTCCGCCCGGGTCACCTCGATCCGGTCCCCCGGCTTCAGGTCGTGCAGCCGGTAGAAGACCGCCGGCCCGCTCTTGGTGTCCACGTGCCCGACGATGATCGCCCGGCCCGGGTCGCCGGGCACGGCTCCGCGGTCGTACCAGCCGGTCTGGTGGTGCTGGGTCAGCGGCGGGACCGCGATCGAGCCGTCCCGGGCCTGACCGACCGGGGTGACCGGGGCGGTGATCTTGATGGCCGGCACGGCGAGGCGGACCGGAAGGCTGGTCGGCTCCCGCGCCCGGGTCGGCTCGGCGGTGCGGTGGCTCGACCCGGTCGCCG is part of the Micromonospora halotolerans genome and encodes:
- a CDS encoding winged helix-turn-helix domain-containing protein; the protein is MIRIIANNSSAGVMSPSSIGMADAYRRVADDIEAKIRAGEYGPGQQLPSVSEIGEIYNVARSTAYRAVKELHARNLVYGQQGQGVFVAEAE
- a CDS encoding class F sortase; this encodes MAANPTPQPSPRATGRSPWSVPLAVLLVLVGVFATGAGLGRTAGPFDWADAATGSSHRTAEPTRAREPTSLPVRLAVPAIKITAPVTPVGQARDGSIAVPPLTQHHQTGWYDRGAVPGDPGRAIIVGHVDTKSGPAVFYRLHDLKPGDRIEVTRADHSVVTFKVDTVEYFDKANLPADRVYGDAGPAELRLITCGGEWVGGHTGYQDNVIAFASLLDTGNP
- a CDS encoding exodeoxyribonuclease III, which encodes MRLATWNVNSVKARLPRLLDWLATTKPDVVCLQETKCPDGAFPVAEVGELGYEAASHSDGRWNGVAVLSRVGLADVAVGFPGEPGFPLPEARAISATCAGLRVWSVYVPNGRSPDDPHYAYKLAWFAALRDALEPEVAGGLPVAVCGDFNVAPTDADVWDPKLFVTSTHVTPAERAALAALRDLGLSDVVPTPMKGPHPYTYWDYRAGMFHQNKGMRIDLVYATAPFARAVTSAYVDREARKGKGPSDHAPIVVDADLVPAVESF
- a CDS encoding proteasome assembly chaperone family protein, which translates into the protein MLDPHELYELSDDLPDLGQPVLIQALTGFVDAGSATRLAREQLLTSLEARPIARFDVDQLFDYRSRRPVMTFVEDHWADYDAPALELHLLHDDDETPFLLFTGPEPDVQWERFVAAVAALSARLEVRLTVGLNSIPMAVPHTRPTGVTAHATRRELISGYEPWLQKVQVPAGVGHLLEYRLGERGRDALGFAAHVPHYVAQTEYPAAAEALLAAVSRSTGLLLPRDGLRAAAEVVRVEIDRQVAQTEEAATLVQALEEQYDAFARGRGEKSLLAPETGPLPTADELGAELERFLAEQTRPGDTPER
- a CDS encoding antibiotic biosynthesis monooxygenase family protein; its protein translation is MAVVKINAIDVPPGAGEELEKRFAARAGAVENSPGFLGFELLRPVGGESRYFVYTRWETEEAYQAWAQGPSRAAHAGGQGGEPRKPVSTGATLLEFEVVQQVPAKG